Proteins encoded in a region of the Haloarcula sp. CBA1129 genome:
- a CDS encoding cation:proton antiporter regulatory subunit produces the protein MDVTESDLPGVGKKHEVDIGDGQQLVVVTHNTGTRELYLKENEDADSEKLLELSDRLARIVGTILEGAYFQPVESNHVETMLSEGTLLEWYAVEAGSPLVGETLAGADVGQRTGITVVAIQRGDDVIAAPASDAEIEAGDTVVVIGERDNCERFEKLLAGEL, from the coding sequence ATGGACGTGACCGAGAGCGACCTGCCCGGTGTGGGAAAAAAACACGAGGTGGACATCGGCGATGGCCAGCAACTGGTCGTCGTGACCCACAACACGGGGACTCGCGAACTGTACCTGAAAGAGAACGAAGACGCCGACTCGGAGAAACTGCTCGAACTCTCTGACCGGCTGGCACGGATAGTCGGCACGATACTCGAAGGCGCGTACTTCCAGCCGGTCGAATCCAATCACGTCGAGACGATGCTGTCGGAGGGCACGCTGCTCGAGTGGTACGCCGTCGAGGCGGGCTCGCCGCTGGTTGGCGAGACGCTGGCTGGCGCTGATGTCGGCCAGCGCACCGGCATCACCGTCGTCGCGATACAGCGCGGCGACGACGTCATCGCCGCCCCTGCGTCCGACGCCGAAATCGAGGCCGGCGACACCGTCGTCGTCATCGGTGAGCGCGACAACTGCGAGCGGTTCGAGAAGCTTCTGGCCGGAGAGCTGTAG
- a CDS encoding CbiX/SirB N-terminal domain-containing protein, whose protein sequence is MPHDTLLLIGRDTSRATPYETHARRLRERGVAADVTVLTYDHEPRRELRDELVAIDADRVFALPMTVAHDHTTVTDVPAALDEIDAETHYCEPVGRSPLLTEALRDRSSGAVPEAADSSVALVAFGSSGKPYQRQVTEYHAERLRERSAFGEVEPCYLLQNPAVECVRYNLTHDHAVAVPLFLAPTDATETQIPAKLDLDRGGLAYTDTLGDHPLVTEAVATAVETARTMAETRTPQTFEATLAATNRPLATDGEGD, encoded by the coding sequence ATGCCACACGACACACTCCTGCTCATCGGTCGGGACACGTCACGCGCTACGCCCTACGAGACACACGCTCGTCGTCTGCGCGAGCGCGGGGTAGCCGCTGACGTCACGGTGCTGACCTACGACCACGAACCTCGCCGGGAGTTACGCGACGAACTGGTAGCCATCGATGCCGACCGCGTGTTCGCGCTGCCGATGACCGTCGCTCACGACCACACGACAGTCACGGACGTCCCGGCAGCACTCGACGAAATCGACGCCGAGACACACTACTGTGAACCAGTCGGGCGAAGCCCGCTGCTGACCGAAGCGCTCCGGGACCGCAGCAGTGGCGCGGTCCCGGAGGCCGCTGACTCCTCCGTCGCGCTCGTCGCCTTCGGCTCCAGCGGCAAGCCGTATCAACGTCAGGTAACGGAGTATCACGCCGAGCGCCTGCGCGAGCGCTCGGCCTTCGGCGAGGTCGAGCCCTGCTATCTGCTGCAAAACCCCGCTGTCGAATGTGTCCGGTACAATCTCACTCACGACCACGCCGTCGCCGTGCCGCTCTTTCTCGCGCCAACCGACGCGACCGAGACGCAGATTCCCGCCAAGCTCGACCTCGACAGGGGCGGACTCGCCTACACTGACACGCTGGGCGACCACCCGCTCGTCACCGAGGCCGTCGCAACCGCTGTCGAGACGGCACGGACGATGGCAGAGACACGTACACCACAGACGTTCGAGGCGACGCTGGCCGCGACAAACCGGCCGCTGGCGACCGACGGCGAGGGCGATTAG